A genomic region of Chlamydomonas reinhardtii strain CC-503 cw92 mt+ chromosome 2, whole genome shotgun sequence contains the following coding sequences:
- a CDS encoding nicotinate-nucleotide diphosphorylase (carboxylating), whose protein sequence is MATKSHAPVPCPVHPTANVTQAIKAALDEDAGDRGDVTTLATIPESTQATATFLAKADGVLAGLGVADEVLAIVDPTVKVEWRACDGDKVVSGQVLGVLHGSARSILVAERIMLNFMQRMSGIATATAAMVAALEGLPTKVLETRKTAPGLRLTDKWAVLIGGGSNHRMGLYDMMMIKDNHIAAAGGIRAAVQRAEEYIRSADLEGRMCIEVETSTLAEVDEVVELLQAARQDGAPRSHLTRVMLDNMARRDPAKEGGVDVSLMAEAVGRIGDLAETEGSGNVSLNSIRTIAATGVTFVSVGALTHSVIALDISLKIKTL, encoded by the exons ATGGCCACCAA GAGTCACGCCCCAGTTCCTTGCCCAGTCCACCCGACGGCAAACGTcacccag GCAATTAAAGCTGCTCTGGATGAGGATGCCGGGGACCGTGGCGACGTCACGACGCTAGCAAC GATCCCCGAGTCAACACAAGCGACAGCGACGTTTCTTGCAAAAGCAGATGGTGTCCTTGCCGGCCTGGGCGTTGCGGATGAGGTGTTGGCGATAGTGGACCCCACCGTAAAG GTGGAGTGGCGGGCGTGTGACGGCGACAAGGTGGTCAgcgggcaggtgctgggggtgctgcaCGGCTCGGCTCGCTCCATCCTGGTGGCGGAGCGCATCATGCTCAACTtcatgcag AGGATGAGCGGTATagctaccgccaccgccgccatggtggCTGCTCTGGAGGGACTGCCCACAAAGGTGCTGGAGACGCGCAAGacggcgccag gccTTCGCCTGACCGACAAGTGGGCTGTGCtgattggcggcggcagcaaccacCGCATGGGGCTGTACGACATGATGATGATCAAGGACAACCACatcgcggcggcaggcggcatccgggcggcggtgcagcgggctgAGGAGTACATCCG GTCTGCCGACTTGGAAGGCCGCATGTGTATCGAGGTGGAGACCAGCACCCTGGCCGAGGTggacgaggtggtggagctgctgcaggcggcgcggcaggacgGCGCCCCGCGCAGCCACCTGACCCGGGTGATGCTGGACAATATGGCGCGGAGGGACCCGGccaaggagggcggcgtggatgTGTCGCTCATGGCCGAG GCTGTGGGCCGCATTGGCGACCTGGCGGAgacggagggcagcggcaacgtgTCGCTCAACAGCATACGCACCATCGCGGCCACTGGGGTCACGTTCGTCAGCGTGGGCGCCCTGACGCACTCGGTCATTGCTCTGGACATTTCTCTCAAGATTAAGACGTTATAG